A genomic region of Caenorhabditis elegans chromosome V contains the following coding sequences:
- the nhr-168 gene encoding Nuclear Hormone Receptor family (Product from WormBase gene class nhr;~Confirmed by transcript evidence), which yields MEPPGCSKVSSVDSIDFDFPELPSIIQKEPNRTARSESPARQRHQRPSECSICGKTANGYHYDVPSCNGCKTFFRRLCVSEKSFICKAGGDCFNLTKRKVPLKCRACRYEKCISEGMNPNAMLLDEKEATAENFKKLKKRVNQSNPKDPDDDSGEDIEHQIEKKQVIKDVACIENKMQKLVDMLNYLERKVTKFRMSAYNPHWSTLPGLEAFLLLENKISLADRSGPMPGWPLKTQSSPPKIPEFGKKPTGPAYSPDQKCWILYDLMVSIEYAKTFMFFHQLDSRDRLVLMRYVALALMNLHISYFTVAKKYDTIIHPDGKLAPMKKGMVYAETVMSIAPLIRCEIQETEFVLLKAICLCNPAVPDLSQHAQEILGREREQYADALFDHCLRNRKDGPSQFAELIGMVDLLERQQRMQKDLHLLHVAPFVSKIPQKDKMLLVDDIMNF from the exons ATGGAGCCGCCTGGTTGTTCAAAGGTTTCAAGTGTGGATTCTatagattttgattttcctgaG CTTCcatcaataattcaaaaagagCCCAACCGCACAGCAAGATCGGAATCCCCAGCACGTCAACGTCACCAGAGACCATCCGAATGTTCAATTTGTGGAAAAACTGCAAATGGATACCACTACGATGTACCATCCTGTAATGGATGCAAAACTTTCTTTAGAAGATTGTGCGTctcggaaaaaagttttatttgcaAAGCCGGCGGGGACTGTTTTAACTTgacaaaaagaaaagttcCACTGAAATGTCGAGCATGTCGTTATGAGAAGTGTATATCAGAAGGAATGAATCCAAATGCAATGCTACTTGACGAAAAAGAAGCGAcagctgaaaactttaaaaaattgaaaaagagagTAAATCAGTCAAACCCAAAAGATCCAGACGATGATAGTGGCGAAGATATTGAGCAtcaaatcgagaaaaaacaaGTAATCAAGGATGTTGCAtgcattgaaaataaaatgcaaaaactggTGGATATGCTTAACTATTTGGAAAGGAAGGTAACAAAATTCCGAATGTCGGCATACAATCCCCACTGGAGCACATTACCCGGACTAGAAGCATTTCTTTTGTTAGAGAATAAAATTAGCCTTGCTGATAGATCTGGA CCAATGCCCGGGTGGCCGTTGAAAACTCAATCGAGTCCTCCGAAAATTCCGGAGTTTGGTAAAAAACCAACTGGCCCAGCATATTCCCCTGATCAGAAATGTTGGATCCTCTACGATTTGATGGTATCCATAGAATATGCAAAAacatttatgttttttcatcAACTTGATTCAAGAGACAGATTAGTTTTGATGAGATATGTTGCATTGGCTCTAATGAATTTACACATTTCTTATTTTACTGTTGCTAAAAAATATGATACAATTATTCATCCAGATGGGAAACTGGCACCAATGAAGAA AGGAATGGTTTACGCGGAGACAGTTATGTCAATTGCTCCATTAATAAGATGTGAAATCCAGGAAACGGAGTTTGTTTTGCTAAAAGCAATATGTTTATGTAATCCAG cGGTGCCTGACCTCTCGCAACACGCCCAAGAAATTCTTGGCAGGGAACGTGAACAGTACGCCGACGCTCTATTTGATCATTGCCTCCGAAACAGAAAAGACGGGCCGAGTCAGTTTGCTGAGCTGATTGGAATGGTCGACCTACTGGAGCGTCAACAAAGAATGCAGAAAGATTTACACCTGTTACACGTTGCACcatttgtttccaaaattcctcAAAAGGATAAAATGTTGTTAGTAGATGatattatgaatttttag
- the nhr-168 gene encoding Nuclear Hormone Receptor family (Product from WormBase gene class nhr;~Confirmed by transcript evidence), producing the protein MEPPGCSKVSSVDSIDFDFPELPSIIQKEPNRTARSESPARQRHQRPSECSICGKTANGYHYDVPSCNGCKTFFRRLCVSEKSFICKAGGDCFNLTKRKVPLKCRACRYEKCISEGMNPNAMLLDEKEATAENFKKLKKRVNQSNPKDPDDDSGEDIEHQIEKKQVIKDVACIENKMQKLVDMLNYLERKPMPGWPLKTQSSPPKIPEFGKKPTGPAYSPDQKCWILYDLMVSIEYAKTFMFFHQLDSRDRLVLMRYVALALMNLHISYFTVAKKYDTIIHPDGKLAPMKKGMVYAETVMSIAPLIRCEIQETEFVLLKAICLCNPAVPDLSQHAQEILGREREQYADALFDHCLRNRKDGPSQFAELIGMVDLLERQQRMQKDLHLLHVAPFVSKIPQKDKMLLVDDIMNF; encoded by the exons ATGGAGCCGCCTGGTTGTTCAAAGGTTTCAAGTGTGGATTCTatagattttgattttcctgaG CTTCcatcaataattcaaaaagagCCCAACCGCACAGCAAGATCGGAATCCCCAGCACGTCAACGTCACCAGAGACCATCCGAATGTTCAATTTGTGGAAAAACTGCAAATGGATACCACTACGATGTACCATCCTGTAATGGATGCAAAACTTTCTTTAGAAGATTGTGCGTctcggaaaaaagttttatttgcaAAGCCGGCGGGGACTGTTTTAACTTgacaaaaagaaaagttcCACTGAAATGTCGAGCATGTCGTTATGAGAAGTGTATATCAGAAGGAATGAATCCAAATGCAATGCTACTTGACGAAAAAGAAGCGAcagctgaaaactttaaaaaattgaaaaagagagTAAATCAGTCAAACCCAAAAGATCCAGACGATGATAGTGGCGAAGATATTGAGCAtcaaatcgagaaaaaacaaGTAATCAAGGATGTTGCAtgcattgaaaataaaatgcaaaaactggTGGATATGCTTAACTATTTGGAAAGGAAG CCAATGCCCGGGTGGCCGTTGAAAACTCAATCGAGTCCTCCGAAAATTCCGGAGTTTGGTAAAAAACCAACTGGCCCAGCATATTCCCCTGATCAGAAATGTTGGATCCTCTACGATTTGATGGTATCCATAGAATATGCAAAAacatttatgttttttcatcAACTTGATTCAAGAGACAGATTAGTTTTGATGAGATATGTTGCATTGGCTCTAATGAATTTACACATTTCTTATTTTACTGTTGCTAAAAAATATGATACAATTATTCATCCAGATGGGAAACTGGCACCAATGAAGAA AGGAATGGTTTACGCGGAGACAGTTATGTCAATTGCTCCATTAATAAGATGTGAAATCCAGGAAACGGAGTTTGTTTTGCTAAAAGCAATATGTTTATGTAATCCAG cGGTGCCTGACCTCTCGCAACACGCCCAAGAAATTCTTGGCAGGGAACGTGAACAGTACGCCGACGCTCTATTTGATCATTGCCTCCGAAACAGAAAAGACGGGCCGAGTCAGTTTGCTGAGCTGATTGGAATGGTCGACCTACTGGAGCGTCAACAAAGAATGCAGAAAGATTTACACCTGTTACACGTTGCACcatttgtttccaaaattcctcAAAAGGATAAAATGTTGTTAGTAGATGatattatgaatttttag